In one window of Palaemon carinicauda isolate YSFRI2023 chromosome 2, ASM3689809v2, whole genome shotgun sequence DNA:
- the LOC137622617 gene encoding trypsin-1-like, with product MRRVPTCIFVLAALVVSEAAKITKIIGGRDAYLGEIPYIVSLQDIRYGTHNHVCGGVIYSNSFVLTVAHCVANFQPSEIRIVAGELDLNTYDETEQIVFIDDIVKHQDYDPSTFVNDIAILKLRTPLEFNSFVQPIEIFSQGTPTGTCMMSGWGATQELGDPYPILQKVNLPIWADDACKDAYYSFYFPVSDNNICAGELDGGRDACSADDGGPLVCESGSKLVGMASWGNGCGRQNQPGVYVEVSYFKTWIENIAGRQ from the exons ATGAGAAGAGTCCCAACATGTATCTTCGTTCTTGCTGCTTTAGTCG TTTCAGAAGCAGCTAAAATCACGAAAATCATCGGAGGTCGAGACGCCTACTTGGGTGAGATTCCGTACATAGTGAGTTTGCAAGACATAAGATACGGGACTCACAATCACGTGTGTGGGGGCGTTATCTACTCAAATTCGTTCGTTCTCACAGTGGCCCATTGCGTCGCTAATTTTCAACCGTCGGAGATACGG ATCGTTGCTGGGGAACTTGACCTGAACACTTACGATGAAACCGAACAAATAGTGTTTATCGATGACATCGTCAAGCACCAAGACTACGATCCTTCGACCTTTGTCAACGACATAGCTATCTTGAAACTCCGGACACCCCTCGAGTTCAACAGTTTCGTTCAGCCTATAGAAATCTTCAGCCAGGGAACTCCAACGGGAACTTGCATGATGTCTGGTTGGGGAGCAACGCAAGAATTGGGGGATCCTTACCCCATCTTACAGAAGGTGAATCTGCCCATTTGGGCAGACGACGCTTGCAAGGACGCTTACTACTCCTTTTATTTCCCCGTTTCGGACAACAACATATGCGCTGGCGAGCTGGATGGGGGCAGAGACGCGTGCTCTGCTGATGACGGTGGACCTCTGGTCTGTGAAAGCGGTTCTAAGTTAGTTGGAATGGCATCTTGGGGAAACGGTTGCGGACGGCAGAACCAGCCAGGAGTCTACGTCGAGGTTTCATATTTTAAGACGTGGATCGAAAACATTGCTGGTCGACAGTAG
- the LOC137622584 gene encoding trypsin-1-like, whose product MILPVLLILGMVGPVIMHQNTSIIGGEEALLGEFPYMVSLIDVRYGTKIHFCGGAIYNSFWVLTAAHCVHIFTVNDIQVVAGEYDRSKDEGSEQTRNIARITKHPQFNSNTMHNDIAVLKLSKAFIFDSYVQPTTLAEQHDPLPESFTLAGWGSNTDDGDPMNVLHKVTVPRWIEEDCLEALKNHYYTPAKETLCAGSENGDGCLGDDGGPLISGGKAFGLASWSVGCARPNTPAVYTAISSFKDWIQSATD is encoded by the exons ATGATTTTACCTGTCCTCTTGATCCTTGGGATGGTGG GCCCTGTTATAATGCATCAAAATACAAGTATTATTGGAGGCGAGGAAGCTCTTCTGGGAGAATTTCCTTACATGGTCAGCTTAATCGATGTCAGATATGGAACGAAGATACATTTCTGTGGGGGAGCCATCTACAACAGCTTTTGGGTTCTTACTGCTGCCCACTGTGTTCATATCTTCACAGTCAATGACATTCAA GTTGTAGCGGGTGAATACGACAGAAGCAAGGACGAAGGTTCTGAGCAAACCAGGAATATTGCAAGAATAACAAAGCATCCACAATTCAATTCAAACACTATGCACAACGACATAGCAGTACTGAAGCTGTCCAAGGCTTTCATCTTTGACAGCTACGTCCAACCGACCACACTCGCGGAACAACACGATCCTCTGCCCGAGTCCTTTACACTTGCCGGTTGGGGATCGAACACAGATGATGGCGACCCCATGAATGTCCTTCACAAGGTAACCGTTCCCAGGTGGATCGAGGAGGACTGCCTGGAAGCCCTCAAAAACCATTACTACACTCCAGCGAAGGAAACCCTTTGCGCTGGCTCAGAGAATGGAGATGGTTGCCTGGGCGATGATGGCGGTCCATTGATTTCTGGCGGGAAAGCTTTCGGGTTGGCTTCTTGGAGCGTCGGTTGTGCTAGGCCTAACACGCCAGCTGTCTACACAGCGATTTCTAGCTTCAAGGACTGGATACAAAGTGCGACAGACTAA